The following coding sequences are from one Lolium rigidum isolate FL_2022 chromosome 6, APGP_CSIRO_Lrig_0.1, whole genome shotgun sequence window:
- the LOC124663404 gene encoding uncharacterized protein LOC124663404 yields the protein MDRLQQRPHDALTGRRTGGGSSMSRRQGRFHHGGTDSDDDGGSGPPSSSSSAPVVDHAECTARSCRSCVAVSLADCIALGCCPCAVVSLLGLALVKAPLALGRRCVRRLLRRRGRLRQKKRVRDDMVDHLALAADGKRAGHAAPGDEEDDVAVAAAAAAEAAAASDADRVWLEMYQVGQWGFGRLSFSVNVNPPPKNGDGDGCQSHV from the coding sequence ATGGACAGGCTGCAGCAGCGCCCGCATGACGCGTTGACCGGCCGTCGGACCGGCGGCGGCTCCTCGATGTCGCGGCGCCAGGGCCGGTTCCACCACGGCGGcaccgacagcgacgacgacggcggcagcggCCCGCCTTCATCGTCCTCTTCCGCGCCGGTGGTCGACCACGCGGAGTGCACGGCGCGGTCGTGCCGGTCGTGCGTGGCGGTGTCGCTGGCGGACTGCATCGCGCTGGGGTGCTGCCCGTGCGCCGTCGTCAGCCTGCTGGGGCTGGCGCTCGTCAAGGCCCCGCTCGCCCTCGGCCGACGCTGCGTGCGCCGCCTGCTCCGGCGGCGCGGGAGGCTGCGGCAGAAGAAGCGCGTGCGCGACGACATGGTGGACCACCTGGCGCTCGCGGCGGACGGCAAGCGCGCGGGCCACGCGGCGCctggcgacgaggaggacgacgtggcggttgcagcggcggcggcggcggaggctgcgGCCGCGAGCGACGCCGACAGGGTGTGGCTGGAGATGTACCAGGTGGGGCAGTGGGGGTTCGGCCGCTTGTCTTTCTCCGTGAACGTGAACCCGCCCCCGAagaacggcgacggcgacggctgcCAGAGCCACGTGtga